In Canis lupus dingo isolate Sandy chromosome 33, ASM325472v2, whole genome shotgun sequence, a single genomic region encodes these proteins:
- the BTLA gene encoding B- and T-lymphocyte attenuator isoform X2, with product MKTSPGMLGIGKLFWVFVLIPHLAIWSINGEKACNEQLYVKRYSVHTVSAGNSFALNCPVKYCTNRPNVSWCKLEEKTCQPLDYKRQNWNEKGNISVFILHFNPLLPSDTGSYRCSADFPSGHVESHSVTINVTEWTRNNSEHPVLNTTSASGPPSTEVMENKHWMLYSLLPLGALPLLITCFYLFCCLRRHQEQKKPSDTAGREINVVDVPQLFRNEQTEAGTRQNPQTLPSGTSTYDNDPWLRVQEETEVYSNPCLEENKQSVVYASLNHSVIGINAREARNVKEAPTEYAAICVRS from the exons GGGAAAAAGCATGTAATGAACAACTGTATGTAAAGAGATATTCCGTACACACTGTCTCAGCAGGGAATTCATTTGCTCTGAATTGCCCTGTGAAATACTGTACTAACAGACCTAACGTGAGCTGGTGCAAGCTTGAAGAAAAAACCTGTCAACCTCTTGACTATAAACGTCAGAATTGGAATGAAAAGGGGAATATTTCAGTGTTTATTCTGCATTTTAATCCCCTGCTGCCTAGCGACACCGGGTCATACCGCTGTTCTGCAGATTTTCCATCTGGACATGTGGAAAGCCATTCAGTAACCATTAATGTGACAG AATGGACTCGAAATAATTCAGAACACCCTGTACTAA ATACAACCAGTGCCTCAGGACCACCTTCCACAGAAGTGATGGAGAACAAACATTGGATGCTTTATAGTTTGCTTCCTTTGGGGGCATTGCCTCTTCTCATTACCTGTTTCTACCTATTCTGCTGTCTTAGAAGGCACCAAG AACAAAAGAAGCCTTCTGATACAGCAGGAAGGGAAATTAACGTG gtTGATGTTCCCCAGCTCTTTAGGAATGAGCAAACTGAAGCGGGAACCAGGCAAAATCCCCAAACACTGCCGTCAGGGACTAGTACTTATGATAATGACCCTTGGCTTAGGGTCCAGGAAGAGACTGAAGTTTATTCTAACCCATGTCTGGAGGAAAACAAACAGAGCGTTGTTTATGCCTCTCTGAACCATTCTGTCATTGGAATAAATGCAAGAGAAGCAAGGAATGTGAAAGAAGCACCTACAGAATATGCAGCCATATGTGTGAGGAGTTAA
- the BTLA gene encoding B- and T-lymphocyte attenuator isoform X1, giving the protein MKTSPGMLGIGKLFWVFVLIPHLAIWSINGEKACNEQLYVKRYSVHTVSAGNSFALNCPVKYCTNRPNVSWCKLEEKTCQPLDYKRQNWNEKGNISVFILHFNPLLPSDTGSYRCSADFPSGHVESHSVTINVTEWTRNNSEHPVLNTTSASGPPSTEVMENKHWMLYSLLPLGALPLLITCFYLFCCLRRHQAEQKKPSDTAGREINVVDVPQLFRNEQTEAGTRQNPQTLPSGTSTYDNDPWLRVQEETEVYSNPCLEENKQSVVYASLNHSVIGINAREARNVKEAPTEYAAICVRS; this is encoded by the exons GGGAAAAAGCATGTAATGAACAACTGTATGTAAAGAGATATTCCGTACACACTGTCTCAGCAGGGAATTCATTTGCTCTGAATTGCCCTGTGAAATACTGTACTAACAGACCTAACGTGAGCTGGTGCAAGCTTGAAGAAAAAACCTGTCAACCTCTTGACTATAAACGTCAGAATTGGAATGAAAAGGGGAATATTTCAGTGTTTATTCTGCATTTTAATCCCCTGCTGCCTAGCGACACCGGGTCATACCGCTGTTCTGCAGATTTTCCATCTGGACATGTGGAAAGCCATTCAGTAACCATTAATGTGACAG AATGGACTCGAAATAATTCAGAACACCCTGTACTAA ATACAACCAGTGCCTCAGGACCACCTTCCACAGAAGTGATGGAGAACAAACATTGGATGCTTTATAGTTTGCTTCCTTTGGGGGCATTGCCTCTTCTCATTACCTGTTTCTACCTATTCTGCTGTCTTAGAAGGCACCAAG CAGAACAAAAGAAGCCTTCTGATACAGCAGGAAGGGAAATTAACGTG gtTGATGTTCCCCAGCTCTTTAGGAATGAGCAAACTGAAGCGGGAACCAGGCAAAATCCCCAAACACTGCCGTCAGGGACTAGTACTTATGATAATGACCCTTGGCTTAGGGTCCAGGAAGAGACTGAAGTTTATTCTAACCCATGTCTGGAGGAAAACAAACAGAGCGTTGTTTATGCCTCTCTGAACCATTCTGTCATTGGAATAAATGCAAGAGAAGCAAGGAATGTGAAAGAAGCACCTACAGAATATGCAGCCATATGTGTGAGGAGTTAA